Part of the Triticum aestivum cultivar Chinese Spring chromosome 4D, IWGSC CS RefSeq v2.1, whole genome shotgun sequence genome is shown below.
TTAAGATGGCCCCATTCCAAGCTTGTATGGGTTTCCCCCTCCACTGATCAGTGAGATGGCTATCCCAGGCCCTGAAGATTTAGAAACAAGATAATTCTAGAGAAAAACATGCTATATTGGATCAGCTCAAGCAGAACCTACACAAGCACAACAAAGAAGGAAAAAGTATACTAACATGAAAGAGTACACAGAAATTTTACCGAAGAAGACTTGGCCTATCTGAGATGGCTCCTTACAGGCAGTCAACTTTTGGATTCAGAGGTTCACTTAAACTGCAACACAAGCACTATGGTGCTTTCCTGATTACACAACGAGTGGGTAAAGTGGCCTACAAACTCCAGCTCCCTGATCACATCAAAATTCATCCTATGTTTCATGCTACTCAACTCAGAAAGTACCTAGGCCCACAAGCTATTCCTAGCCCGAGCATGCCGACTGTGAATGAGGATGGTACACTCAAGGCTGCACCATCACTAATTCTTCAGGTACGACAAATCTCTCATTGCAATATTCCCGTGGTTCAGTGGCTCGTGCAGTGGTAGAACCTAGCGCTGGATGATGCTACATGGGAGGACGTGGACTTCATCAAACACACGTTCTCAACGTTCTTCAAGTCAACCACCGTGGTGTGGAGAACATCATCGTTGACAACGCCACGAGGGCACGTCGATTCTAACTGTCCAGCTTTAGTACCCGTTGAGCGCCCCACATGAGTTACTGTGAATCAGACGGATGTACTCGCTTGGGACCTTCACTCGCTCGACGATTGGAATCGTTCCACTCAAAGCACCGTTGATTAGTTAGTTTTACCGCACTATGATAGTTACTATACCTATAAAGGGGAGTTGTGGCTGTAGCGCGTTATGTTGTCTTTTTCCAGTTTCTAGCCTATGGGCGATGAAACCCTAAACATATACTCTAAAATACTATCGATGCCTCCCAATTCAGCCATTTCCCTTGATTTCTTCCGATACAAACTATTCATACATAGATACTACTGTTCGGATACTACACTGCTCGGGTTTGACACCCTTTCCTTACCACTTTGTTTCCCAAGGTCGCCGAAGGGGGAGAGAAGTGGAGCCGAGAAAAAGAAGGGGACTCGCAAGGAAGGGGAGGGAGGAGGGTGAGGGTAACACGGTTGCCTCCCCTAATTCGTATTGCACGGAGAAGGTAACACGGTTGTCTACGACCGTAGATGTGCGGCAGATAATATTGCGACCGAGCATCAACCACTCACTCACCTTCTCCTCGCTTCGTCGTCTACAAATACCCGGCCGCTCTGTTCTCGTGCTCCCTCTTCCACTCGTCTCGCCATTAATTAAAGCTCCGGAAAACAATTTCCCTCTCCCAAATCCTCCAGATATAGCCCCCCTACCACACCCCAGCAAACTCTCACGCGCGCGCGAAGCATCGGCTCTGCTGGATCCCCCCTTTGCCTGGACATTTGATCCCCCCCGAATTTCCCATCATTTTGGGTTTATCGGCCATCTGTGGCGGCAGCTCGGGATAGGGCTCGCGGGGATGAGGCTGCATGGGGATGTGTCGGATGACGAAGAGGAGGGTGCGGTGATGGATCCGGCACtgctgtcgtcgtcgtcgccgcccgccggtgcggcggcggcggctgcgtcgaGGCTGGTGGTGGGCTACGCCCTCACGAAGAAGAAGGTTAAGAGCTTCCTCCAGCCCAAGCTGCTCTTGCTGGCGAGGTAAAAGCCTGGATCACCGCTTATGGAGATGGACTCCATTGATTGATTGATTCATGGTGGATGCAGGTGGTGAATGTTGTTTTTTAGAGAAAGGGGATATGTTTCTTGTTTGCTGAGTGGGAAGTAATTTCACAAAACATGAAAACATAAGATTTTTTTTTCTGGTACAGAGGTGTTGAAGACTTAAGGGTGTTGCTCTTGGAGGAAAAATGCTGTTCTTGGATCAGTTTATGAACATCAGTAGTACTTTACTTGAACAGGGCAGAGGTGACAAAGGGGTAGTAATGAACTAGTAATTGATGTTCAAACCAATATAATTTCTGCAGTGGGGGGTGGAATGGAATGCTATTCTGTTCCTTATAGCACTTGTTAATCAGTGATCGAATCACATATCGACTGGAGTAAAGTTAGCGAGAGTGGCTTCTCAGTGAAGCATGCTGGTTTCTAGATTAGAAATTCCAGTAGCATCGTTAGATGCCATATACGCGTGCCAATGTTGGCAGTTACACTGCACGAGGGGATGTCCATGGTCTATAATTTTATATTATCATGTCCACTTGACTAAATGCTTTGTGGTATGCTAATCCTTGTTGCCTGGCATCTGGGATTCTAGTTGGAATATTCCCATGGATAAGCACATCACATGGATTATGACAACTTGTTGATGGCAATATCTTTCCTGGGATCATTTCCACTTTAGTGAATGCGTCGCTAGATTTGATGGCAACATGGACCACTGACAAAcaattactccctctgtaccataatataagagcgttttttacactacactagtgtgaaaaatgctcttatattatgggacggagggagtattttttctTGAAAATACTACTGACAAACAATCTTTGAGCTGGATATCTTGTTAGTTACCTGAATTAAGAGCTAAATGCATTCAATTATTTGCTGGTTGGTTCTCAGCCTATGAACATAATAAAAGGATGTCGAAAAATAAGGAAAGATGAAATAACAAGGAACTCTTCCTTGCAAAATTAAAATTTACATTCTGAGACCGATATATGTTTTGAttttagaaaaaaataaatgtACACTCAGAGGGTGGGTGCTCGAGTTTAAGGTTTATATACTTGCACATCTTAGAAAATTCTCAAGATTCATAGATGTGTATCATGTTAGAGCATGTGGGTCTGCAAAGAATCATGCAAAATTATGATCAAATGTTTCCTGTACAAAAAGACAAATGGCTCAGTTTTTTATTCATGTACTTTTATTGTTTAAAAACTTATAAAAACAAATGTGCACTTTACCCTTGTGAGTGGCTTCACAGGCTAAACAACATAAGTAAGGCATGTATTCTGGTAGAAAAACATAAGCAAGGAACGGAAAAAAATTTACAAGCGAAATGTTCTTTTCAGGAATTGAACAAATTTTGCTCGGTCAAATTGTATATCTGAAGTGATTAATATTTTTAGTTTGTTCATTTATCCCTGCTGTTGAGTAACTCAAAATATGAATGTTTTGACATGATGCTGGTTTCCATATAATTCTTTTTTATCCTTTGCAAGGTACCCGCGTGACATATTCTGATTTGTATTTGATTGAGTATTCAGGTGTCCCTAAAAACAAAATAACCCAGCTGAGTTGGCGATGCACCTTTTTTTTTAAAGTTCAGCAGAGAGCTTGAATTTGACTTGGATGATTTTGTCTACTCACTTATTATAAGTTTATAATCACTAGCCTTGTATGCTGACTAGTTGCCAAGATTTTATTTTAGTGCTACTTGACATCTTCTTAAACATGTGCATTTTGCTTTGTCAGGAAGAAAGGAATTAGTTTCATACCAATTGATGAGACTCGTCCTCTCTCCGAACAAGGCCCATTTGATATTATCTTGCACAAGGTTAGCCAAATACTTCCTAAAATATGTTTTGAAAGTCTGTGGATGCATAGGTCTCAGAACTAAGATTGTCTTACATATTTTCTCCAATTGTTGTGTCTATACGGTTTGAATATTGAAAGAAGTGACTTCTgcttaatatttttaaaatattatgTCATGATACGTTTCTTGCTTCCTTCTGCAGAAAACTAGCAAGGAGTGGCAGCGGTTTCTGGAGGTAATACTAGACTACAGGTGTAGAAACCTGATGATCTGCAAATGCATGCGTACCATACTGATACAATATGCACGCTCGTCATACATTTATCTAATTTTTCTTGTATAGTTGGTACCATGTCCTGGGAAATCAGTAGTCAGATAGCCCCTCCGTCCAGAAATAGATGGCGTTTCAGATGTTGACACAGTCGCCAACAAACATCTTTGAAAAAGAAATCTGTTATGAAAATGTGATTCCTGTGAAATCCAATGATATTATTTTCTTCTAATCAACCCAAATATTGTTTTCATATATTGGGAGTCAAAGATAAAATTTCAACTCAATGAATTCTAGGAAGTCATGTATTTTGGAACCTTGGTAGTGTTTATCCTGTCTGCGGCAATGACAGTTAGTATAGTTAATTATCTAATGCAAAAAAAGAAGTCGTAATTGTCTACTGCAGCTCCCTGTGAAAAGCTTATCATAATTGTTACACTTTGCTCTTAGCTTCTAAATCAAGAATTCCCCTTCTCTGTTGATTTTTACATTTAAAATATTTCATTCTGTGAAGGATTATCATGAAGTGCATCCAGAAGTCACTGTCCTCGACCCACCCAATGCCATTGAGCATCTGAACAATCGACAATCGATGCTTGAAGAAGTAGCAGATTTGAACCTGTCCAGTTTCTATGGTAATATTGCAGATGCGTAATACGTCTGATAATGATATTTGTGCTATGAATATAAGCCCATTTGAACTGTTTGGGCGAGTGCTGTGCATTTTCTCACCTCATGTGAGTATTGTGGTTCTAGAATGTGCATAGATCTGAACGCATATTCTATGAGTGGAAGAGTGGAAGCACTCACCCACACAAGCACGAAGTCCACTCATAAAAATAGACATTGTAATTTAAGGTTTTCTTTGTGCATAAATTACTGATTTTTTTGCTTTCCCTCTCGTAATGAAATGGCAGAGTGCCTGCCTGTTTTGTAAAAAAAGGTTTCTCTGAATGTTTATATCTTGTGAGTTGATATGTGTTTCATGACCAAGTACATTGACACATCATATTCTCACCTAATTCTCGTGTAACTGCAGTCCTAGAAAAGGATTGCTTTCAATAGAAAGGCGCCAACAAGATCTTCTTGTTGACAAGGGGGGCTGACAATCTTATTTCTGTCCTTTTGAACCATTTGTGTTTCCAGTTAAGGTTGCTATGTAAATCATCTTCAAACTTAAGAGAGCACTAACTCCGATAATGAAAATTGCGGGAACACTGGGTAAAATTTCTTGTTTACTTGTTTTCTGCTGGGTGAGTCCAGTGACAGATTCTGTTCAATTGGACAGCAGTATCTTTCTGATTTATCGTGAACACGTAGCATATTGACATGCAGGCTACTGAAAGTGCATCCCCAGCTTACTTCTGTGAAGGACTTAATATGTTTTTTTTTTGCTCATAAGGACTTAATATGTTTACAATAGTATATAATATAATTTTTATGGTTTGAATTTTGGACCATCGCAGAAGAAGTTTGCACTCCACGCCAACTGGTCATTATGAAAGATCCGTCCTCTATaccaactgcagttgccatggctgGGCTAACCTTGCCATTGGGTAATTTGTTCAAATCTTGAAACTATCAGTTGCATGCTTCTTGAATCTTGATTTGTATTTGTTGCTCCTTTCAAGACACTTCACTTTAGTTGTTATATGAGAGTTTAGATATCAGCTATGGGCATCATATGATTTGCACTAGCTGTAATATCACGAGTCATGACACTGTACAACCTAGCTACATGGATGCTTTCATTCTGTTATGTGAAACATATGCTTCACTCATTACTGAACGATTACAATATAAACAGGCATGCACTGTATGACAAACAAGGAAGGGAATGATGAAATGATATTATTGACATTATGTTGCAGAAATCCTCTATGATTATTTAGTTTGGTGATTTATATGTTACCTGATTCTATGTGCATGCTATGTGGAAACATGTCCTGCAACTTGCCTGTCACATTTGGTGAATTAAACACTAGTTTGAATGAGGACGTAAAGTGAGTAGGGTTGGCCAGTAGTGCATTTGGGCGAGATAGACACTTAGACTAATATTCGAGTTTGATGTTGATGTTCTCCTTCCAGTTGATAATTCCCAGTATCACATATTTAGGCCATTTTCCCTGCTGTAGCTCCAGTATTCTGCTTCTGGGGCTTTGTCTTATTCTCCTTCAATGTGTTACATGGGACTTCCTGTTTGTTATGTGTGGAACTAGTAAGTGGAAATTGCTGATGGGACGCACTTCTGTTTGTTGCAGTTGCCAAGCCATTGGTTGTTGATGGAACATCTAAATCTCATGAGCTATCTCTGGCATACGATGAGGCGTCCTTGCCAATGCTTGATCCTCCTCTGGTACTCCAGGAATTTGTGAATCATGGTAACTCCTGATTCTTTTATCTGGCATATGcttttttgctctggattggtcgAATCGTGGCATCTAATTTATTAAATCTACAGGTGGGATCCTCTTTAAGGTGTACATCATTGGTGAAGCTATACAGGTTGTCCGCAGGTTTTCTCTTCCTGATGTTAATACCTATGACTTACTAAACAATGTTGGCATCTATCGACTTCCAAGAGTTTCATGCGCTGCAGCAAGTGCAGATCATGCAGACCTTGATCCTCGTATTGCAGGTGGGTCTTCTGCAGTGTTTCCAATTTATCTTTGGtttaactttattttcttttttgaattgattCTGTTCCAGTTTCATACTAACACAAAATTGTGTTTGGTATGAAGAAAGTGAAGTTAATAGTTTTATTATAATCTCAAAGTTGAGGAGAAAATCGTTCAATAAAAAATAGTTGTCTTGTAATGCATTATGTTTGCCAAGAGCTTTTTACTGCACCAAATGAACAGTTTTCATTACTGAACAGAGCTTCCTCCGAGACCACTTCTAGAGAAACTAGGCAGGGAGCTTCGTGGTCGTCTGGTATGACCAGCACTGGTTCTTAACTATGTGTAGCTATTATATTTGTTGCCTCACCTGACATGTTAAAATTTGCAGGGTCTAAGATTGTTCAACATAGATATGATTAGAGAGCTTGGAGCAAATGACCGGTACTATATAATTGATATCAACTACTTCCCAGGTGTGTAGTTATTTTATCTCTCACATGGCTCTGCATTTCTTTTCTTCTGTTTATGTGTTCATGAAGAACTTGCTAGGCCCAAAATTTTATCCCAGCTGAGGGGAAAATAAATGTATCGTCGCGACATATCTCTGCCCGTGTAGGCCAATTTAACATTGTTCAAGTAGGGGTATCTTCTCCACTACCCAAGGTTGGCTTGGCTGGGGGATGAGTAGTCTTGCTAATTGTATGTTGTTCATCCGGGTGCAGATTGTTCTTAACCATTACAGGTAACTTCATCCAAGGTGAAGATTGTTAGGAATATGACATGTAAATCATGCAAGACATTTTAATGCTGTGTAGTTTCATTGATGCTGTCAGATCAGTTCCTATGGAGACAGCAATACACGCTACCACAGAAGTTGCTTTTGTTTTGTTCAGTTAAATGGGCAAGTC
Proteins encoded:
- the LOC123098166 gene encoding inositol-tetrakisphosphate 1-kinase 2, translating into MRLHGDVSDDEEEGAVMDPALLSSSSPPAGAAAAAASRLVVGYALTKKKVKSFLQPKLLLLARKKGISFIPIDETRPLSEQGPFDIILHKKTSKEWQRFLEDYHEVHPEVTVLDPPNAIEHLNNRQSMLEEVADLNLSSFYEEVCTPRQLVIMKDPSSIPTAVAMAGLTLPLVAKPLVVDGTSKSHELSLAYDEASLPMLDPPLVLQEFVNHGGILFKVYIIGEAIQVVRRFSLPDVNTYDLLNNVGIYRLPRVSCAAASADHADLDPRIAELPPRPLLEKLGRELRGRLGLRLFNIDMIRELGANDRYYIIDINYFPGYGKMPGYEHIFTDFLQSLGQNKYQRCLSGG